A window of Microbacterium lushaniae genomic DNA:
CTCGACGATCCGCACCGGTTCCGCGTGAACATCCACGTCGGACGGGATCGGGCCGCGGAGATCGCGCGCGCCGACGCCGATCCGGCAGCGACGGACGCCTTCGCGCCGCATCCTGTGTACGGTGCCACCGGGTGGGTGTCGGTCGTCAATCCGGCGGCGACGACCGCGGAACTGGTCGTGTCGCTCCTGCGCGACGCCCACGAGGCAGCCCGCGCACGCTCATCCCGCCGATCGGGCGACGCGTGAGATGCGATCAACACAGACGTTGAGCGAGACGGACAGGCGGCTTCTCGCGGGGTGGGCGGCGGACTGTGCGGAGCGGGTCCTGACATCGTTCGAGCAGGAGGCACCCGCCGATCTTCGTCCGCGCGACGCCATCGCGCGTGCGCGTGCGTTCTCCCGCGGAGAACTGGACACAGCCGGCGAGATCCGCCGCCGCTTCGTCGCGGGTCGCGCGGCGCGATCGGTCACCGCTCCCGCGGCCGTCGCCGCGGCCAGGGCGGCCGCGCAGGCCGCCGGCGTGGCTCACATGGGGGCGCACGCTCTCGGTGCGGCCGCGTATGCGGCGAGAGCCGCAGAACTGGCGGCGCCCGAACGCCCGGACGCGCACGGCGCAGAGATCGAGTGGCAGCTCGCGCACCTCTCGCCCCACGCCAGGACCGCACTGCGGAGACTTCCGCCACTGGGCGCGGACTCTGCCGGACCGCTCGGCCCGGGCCTCCTCGCGACGGGCGCGCTCGCGGCGAACATCCGGAGCATCCAGGCCCGGCTCGCGTGAGGACGCCGACCCCGACCGATGACCGCCGATGACCTCACGGGATGAGGCGTCGAGCTCCCGGCCCCTGCTCTCCCATCGCATCGCCCGGATTCGTGTACGGGCAGGATGTCAGGGAGAGGCAGCCGCAGCCGATGCAGTTGGCGAGGTTGTCACGGAGAGCCTCGAGGCGCTCGATGCGCTGATCCAGGTCGGCACGCCACATCCGGGCGATCCGCGCCCAATCGCGTTTCGTCGGCGGCTGCTCGTGGGGCAATCCGTCGAGAGCCTGCTTGATGGTCGCGAGCGGGATGCCGAGGGTCTGTGACGCCCGGATGAAGCCGATCACGCGGAGCGTGTCGCGGCGGTACTCGCGCCGGTCGCCGGCGGTGCGCCGACTGGCGATGAGACCCAGGCTCTCGTAGTAGTGCAGCGTCGAAACGGCGACACCCGCGCGCTGCGCCACCTGGCCCGGCTTCAACCAGACCGCATCCTCCGGGATCTGCGCCATGACTCCCCTTGACATCAAGCGGACTTGATGAAGTGGACTCTACGACATGAACGCCTCCGACTCGCCCGCAGCCACAGCGCCCACGGACACCGACCGTCTCACAGAGCTGGTCGCCGCGATCCAGCGCACGCAGCGCTCGGAGGACGTCGACGGCTTCCTCGACCTGTTCGCGCCCGACGCCGTGTGGGTCAACGGAGCCGGTCAGCGTCTGGTCGGGCTGGAGGAGATCGCGGCGTTCACCCGGAACGCCCTCCCCGGAGGGATGGCGGGGCAGTCCGTCCGCTACGACGTGACGGATGTGCGTTTCCCCGCACCCGACGTCGCCATCACGAGTGTCGATCAGGAGTACCTGAGCGCCGATGAGGAGTCGTTCTCCCCGCGGATCGAAGGGAGACCGACCTACGTGTGGGCGCGACGGGACGGCGACTGGCGCATCGTGCACGGGCAGAACACCGGCGTGATCCCGCCCGACGACGAGGCGTCGGCGCCCGAAGACGCGGCCGCGTTGCGCGACATCGTCGCCAACGTCGAGGAGGGATTCAATCGGAACGACGTAGAGCTCCTGGTCCGCGACATCGCCCCCGACGCCCGCATCGTCAACGCGGTCGGCGCGCAGCTCATCGGTCGCGAGGAGATCGCGGCGTCCACCCGGCAGGGGCTCCTGCAGGCGCATCTGCGTGACGCGACGGCGCACTACCGCCTCGACGGGATCACGCTGCTCGCCCCCGACGTCGCGGTGGCGCACAAGCGGGCGTGGTCGACCGCGGAAGCCGCCGAGCGTGGCGATGCCCCCGAAATGACGGCCCTCTATGTCTTCGCCCGCCGCGACGGCCGCTGGTGGATCGTCCGCCGGCAGAACACGCTCGTCGCCGCCGCGTGAATCGCAGCGGGACCGCGGAAGCTCCCGCCCTGACCGCTCGTTCCCGTGCAGATCGAGCAGCTGGACGGCACGTCCTGGCGCAGCGACTGCGGTCAGATCTGCCGGATAGGTTTGCGGTGTGACAGACGCTCGCTCCCGCATCATCCGGCTTCGATGGGCAAGTGGCCTGCTGATTGCGCAAGGCACGCTGATGGAGCTCTCCGTGTTTGTCGGCGTCGTCGTCCTCCTCGTCCTCGGCACGCCGCAGACGACGATCACTGACCGGGTGGACATCTTCGCGCTGCCGTATCTGAACGACAACCTGTATCTGATGATGGCGATGAGCGGCATCTTCGGCGTGCTTCGAGTCATCGGCGCGATCGGCCTGGCCCGGAATCAGATGTGGGGCCTCGTGCTGTCCCTTTTCAATTGCGGGACAACGCTGACTCTGATGGTCTTCTTGATGCCCCCCGGATTGCTCGATGGCCTCCTGACCGGGAGTGCACTGGTCCTGATCCTCACCGGATGGCTGCAACGTCGCCCCATCGTCTCTGTCCGATGCCACGCAGTTTGTCAGCCGGACGCGCGACCGCCCCGCGGCCCACGCCATCGCCTCCACGCTGCACCAGTTCTGCTTCATCATGCGACTTGTCATTAGTCGAACGAGGCGGCACGTCATGGACGCTTAGATACCCGCATTGCTTGCGCCCCAGGGCCGCTCCTCAAACAGCAGGGGGCGTGCGAGATCTATTCGACGTCTCGTTGCCACCTGACGAAGCGACTTCCACTCACCGGATCCTGGGTTATCGGGGTCTTCCGCTACGCGGCGCCGGTCCGCGGCGGAACGGTGGCTATGGCATCGATTTCGACGAGGGCGCCTGGGCGTGCGAGTCCGCTCACGAGCAGAACGGTGATCGCAGTGGGGTGGTTGCCCCAGACGGCACCGGATGCTGCGAACGCGGCGCGGGGGTCGCTGCCGTCGAGCAGATGGATGCTGAGCCGTGCGACGTTTTCGGGGCCTGTTCCGGCGGCTTCGAGCACCGTGAGCACGTTTCTAATGGCTTGCGCCGTTTGCGCCTCGAGTCCCTCGACGAGAGCGCCTGTCGTGTCGACACCGTTCTGACCGCCGACGTAGATGGTCCGTCCGGCTTCGGTGATCACGCCCTGCGCGAATGCGGGATTGCCCGCGAGGTTCTCGGGATTGATGACGGTCGTGAACCTGGTCATGTCAGTCTCCTTCTCGGCTGCGTTGGTAATGGGCTCGAGCTTTCGCACGCCCCCCGCAGCGGCTCATCGAGCACCATCTGCGAGAGCCCGGGCGCGATGTA
This region includes:
- a CDS encoding DUF6194 family protein; translation: MQMREIIDVVRSFEGALVVVPDRGSGLPELAWGDAFFYYAPDGVMPQRSQPYGTIVTKNYPDDERSRLDDPHRFRVNIHVGRDRAAEIARADADPAATDAFAPHPVYGATGWVSVVNPAATTAELVVSLLRDAHEAARARSSRRSGDA
- a CDS encoding putative immunity protein yields the protein MSETDRRLLAGWAADCAERVLTSFEQEAPADLRPRDAIARARAFSRGELDTAGEIRRRFVAGRAARSVTAPAAVAAARAAAQAAGVAHMGAHALGAAAYAARAAELAAPERPDAHGAEIEWQLAHLSPHARTALRRLPPLGADSAGPLGPGLLATGALAANIRSIQARLA
- the soxR gene encoding redox-sensitive transcriptional activator SoxR, giving the protein MAQIPEDAVWLKPGQVAQRAGVAVSTLHYYESLGLIASRRTAGDRREYRRDTLRVIGFIRASQTLGIPLATIKQALDGLPHEQPPTKRDWARIARMWRADLDQRIERLEALRDNLANCIGCGCLSLTSCPYTNPGDAMGEQGPGARRLIP
- a CDS encoding SgcJ/EcaC family oxidoreductase yields the protein MNASDSPAATAPTDTDRLTELVAAIQRTQRSEDVDGFLDLFAPDAVWVNGAGQRLVGLEEIAAFTRNALPGGMAGQSVRYDVTDVRFPAPDVAITSVDQEYLSADEESFSPRIEGRPTYVWARRDGDWRIVHGQNTGVIPPDDEASAPEDAAALRDIVANVEEGFNRNDVELLVRDIAPDARIVNAVGAQLIGREEIAASTRQGLLQAHLRDATAHYRLDGITLLAPDVAVAHKRAWSTAEAAERGDAPEMTALYVFARRDGRWWIVRRQNTLVAAA
- a CDS encoding RidA family protein; protein product: MTRFTTVINPENLAGNPAFAQGVITEAGRTIYVGGQNGVDTTGALVEGLEAQTAQAIRNVLTVLEAAGTGPENVARLSIHLLDGSDPRAAFAASGAVWGNHPTAITVLLVSGLARPGALVEIDAIATVPPRTGAA